A stretch of the Pseudalkalibacillus hwajinpoensis genome encodes the following:
- a CDS encoding TadE/TadG family type IV pilus assembly protein, which yields MRSEKGQSMVEFALVLPVLVMLLFGIIDFGRIFHTYLAIDHASREAARTASIGENDATIVSTAVSSASSIHLTSGQVAVSPGGAKSSGSDVTVTITYPVRFLTPVVSSVTGPITLSSSTVMRVE from the coding sequence ATGAGGTCAGAAAAAGGTCAATCAATGGTAGAGTTTGCGCTTGTCCTTCCAGTTCTTGTAATGCTTTTGTTTGGCATTATCGATTTTGGTCGTATTTTTCATACGTATCTTGCGATTGACCATGCAAGTAGAGAAGCGGCAAGGACGGCAAGCATCGGAGAGAACGATGCAACGATCGTCTCTACGGCAGTTTCGAGCGCCTCCAGTATTCACCTCACTTCTGGTCAGGTAGCGGTTTCACCAGGTGGTGCGAAATCTTCAGGAAGTGATGTGACAGTTACGATCACGTATCCGGTTCGTTTTCTTACACCAGTTGTTTCAAGCGTAACCGGACCGATTACCTTATCCAGCTCAACTGTTATGAGGGTTGAGTGA
- a CDS encoding TadE/TadG family type IV pilus assembly protein, whose translation MKRTRFFFANERGNVAVMLALSLTVLLGVTAMVIDVGRLYHEKRILQNAMDAAALSGAQGLLTSEVSAASIAKELASKNTFPVDDGDLTITSQSIKVSKQSIVPMTFARVFGIQEASVKASAKAEVGLLKSAKRVTPIAIEHTAIPNETELKCENTGKHHGNCGYLDINSNGASGLAENIINGVELEVGTNVQTEPGQKWGPVKNAIETLISKDAGKTKCQAAATADYSCARIVIIPLIDSWDGVNGKSTVKVVGLAAYWIDRLDEPKRIVGKFKKVVTTGEIGGSGPGNLYGVKLVE comes from the coding sequence ATGAAAAGGACTCGCTTCTTTTTCGCGAATGAAAGAGGGAATGTGGCCGTTATGCTAGCGCTAAGTTTAACCGTTTTACTTGGCGTAACCGCTATGGTCATCGATGTTGGGCGACTATATCACGAGAAAAGAATTCTTCAAAACGCGATGGATGCAGCGGCACTTTCCGGGGCTCAAGGATTGTTAACGAGTGAGGTAAGTGCTGCTTCTATTGCAAAGGAACTTGCTAGTAAAAATACATTTCCAGTCGACGATGGTGATCTAACGATTACAAGTCAGTCGATCAAAGTATCAAAACAGTCGATTGTTCCGATGACGTTTGCACGTGTATTTGGGATCCAAGAAGCTTCAGTCAAAGCTTCAGCCAAAGCTGAGGTCGGTTTGTTGAAGTCTGCTAAGCGCGTTACGCCTATTGCGATCGAACATACCGCTATTCCGAATGAGACAGAGTTAAAATGCGAAAATACTGGAAAGCATCACGGGAACTGTGGGTACCTTGATATCAACAGTAATGGGGCAAGCGGTTTAGCTGAGAATATCATCAACGGTGTAGAGCTTGAAGTTGGGACGAATGTCCAAACAGAACCCGGGCAAAAATGGGGGCCAGTCAAGAACGCGATTGAAACACTCATTAGTAAGGATGCTGGAAAAACAAAATGTCAGGCAGCGGCCACAGCAGATTATTCCTGTGCGCGTATCGTTATCATTCCGCTTATTGATTCATGGGATGGCGTGAATGGAAAGTCGACGGTTAAGGTTGTCGGATTAGCAGCTTACTGGATTGACCGATTAGATGAACCGAAGCGAATTGTTGGCAAAT